A genome region from Populus alba chromosome 5, ASM523922v2, whole genome shotgun sequence includes the following:
- the LOC118061724 gene encoding uncharacterized protein, translating to MGGLPQSVLQLQSSFPHSTTFLADLPSLDYHKRDGNATCKDYFPISDALEYTPKYWEWTEDILKHYEPILERAHIRDTIFASLFTYDWQMNVILSFYNHWNPATNTLSTPNGEESISLWELKSCSGLPIFGTFYDEVIPSADELNEADKKGRSFLPKSCKYLFIAFHKECQTIDGDHVMTLQDWVDFWFRDDLRYKVPFSVGKSSGSNKTNYPSGSIDKSRVRFSKFIHPFKELNVPSHIQDEVYLAAFLSCWLCKFVFPSKDVGFIRPSTFKVASMMAAGRQFSLAIPVLASIFKGLKEVQSALSVTARDIPFPIHFLSSWLAEKFGTHQTTISPTKLVGMTKYAGVGLAKHFNESQAHALFRDPKRVIFPALLPLAKVGVLYDDGNLSILESDYFMCIRSGYLTLRYDDTFIFESYCPDRFSRQFGFCQHIPRDFGGRTGVPTLEDVSQLWHSFTKLKTHSQCKLPLPPNDKLPLVTKRYMDWWTPRWSKVCSPEMKIILKSPANVAIVSRRTKEKKNDPLLTKKKRSSPTYKRDKRVVDVDLGKEDGTRTSAHINRTPLVIPSVKRVSTSKDHLNKKSSNSSGTKERSAQSFSPQLQEEEDNVEAILNVDDSEHENSDHHWKRLKRTKKVFNPCSSGFLHGVPSASIMPDNIDELLGQQDLGNDFDMYIGPEMSVASVASPNPFNILAAGIGNSQPSFSLPHEQPKPPQPIFNIATNLHNLGPTTAFESSGVTRYCADDIIGEIRSEFAVKCWESIKNKIARTPIHYIPNLAGEVEKILLTIEDIKVDCSSIRRMVTEVIEDAKKFIHLESSLSPMMTSEQRALNVEKLEVQLKNSEAFEEEASTSISITHAEITKITGQLMELQSKKTELESSLKACDAKLSERQIITSGIRVEITTLSSSPVISETDAVILQKLKGLLETKQKEMEEHNWKP from the exons ATGGGTGGTTTGCCTCAATCAGTTTTACAACTTCAATCCTCCTTTCCACATTCAACAACTTTTCTAGCTGATCTGCCGTCATTAGACTATCATAAACGTGATGGAAATGCTACTTGCAAGGATTATTTCCCAATCTCCGATGCACTTGAGTATACTCCCAAGTATTGGGAATGGACAGAagatattttgaaacattacgAGCCAATCCTCGAGAGGGCACATATTCGAGACACTATTTTTGCATCCCTTTTTACCTATGACTGGCAGATGAATgttatcctttctttttataaccATTGGAATCCTGCTACCAACACGCTATCTACCCCGAATGGCGAGGAGTCTATATCTCTTTGGGAGCTAAAATCATGTAGCGGCCTTCCTATTTTTGGCACTTTTTATGATGAAGTCATCCCTTCTGCTGATGAACTTAATGAAGCTGACAAGAAAGGACGTTCTTTTCTTCCAAAGAGCTGCAAGTACCTATTCATCGCCTTTCATAAAGAATGTCAGACTATTGATGGTGACCATGTAATGACCCTTCAAGATTGGGTAGATTTCTGGTTTCGAGATGACTTGAGATACAAGGTACCTTTTTCTGTGGGCAAGTCTAGCGGATCCAATAAGACTAACTATCCTTCTGGCTCAATTGATAAGTCTCGTGTTCGCTTCAGCAAATtcattcatccttttaaggagcTTAATGTCCCTTCTCATATTCAGGATGAAGTTTATTTAGCGGCTTTTCTTTCATGTTGGCTATGCAAATTTGTATTTCCTAGCAAGGATGTTGGTTTCATTCGTCCTAGTACTTTCAAAGTAGCATCCATGATGGCAGCTGGAAGGCAATTCTCTCTTGCGATACCAGTTCTAGCAAGTATCTTCAAAGGTCTAAAGGAAGTCCAGTCTGCATTGAGTGTGACCGCACGAGACATCCCTTTTCCTATTCATTTTCTCAGCAGTTGGCTTGCAGAAAAATTTGGCACCCATCAAACAACAATTAGTCCTACCAAGTTAGTTGGGATGACGAAATATGCCGGTGTGGGGTTGGCAAAACATTTCAATGAATCTCAAGCTCATGCTCTTTTCAGAGATCCCAAGAGAGTCATATTTCCTGCATTACTTCCCCTGGCTAAAGTTGGGGTCTTATATGATGATGGCAACTTGTCAATCCTCGAGAGTGACTACTTTATGTGTATTCGATCCGGCTATTTGACTCTTCGTTATGAtgatacttttatttttgaatcttaCTGTCCTGATAGATTCAGTAGACAATTTGGGTTTTGCCAACATATTCCCCGTGACTTTGGAGGGAGAACTGGAGTCCCAACCTTGGAGGATGTATCTCAACTTTGGCATAGTTTTACCAAACTCAAAACTCATTCCCAGTGCAAGCTTCCGTTGCCCCCAAATGATAAACTTCCTTTGGTAACTAAACGTTACATGGATTGGTGGACTCCAAGGTGGTCCAAAGTTTGTTCTCCAGAGATGAAGATCATTCTTAAAAGTCCTGCTAATGTTGCCATAGTATCACGaaggacaaaagaaaagaagaatgacCCTCTTTTAACCAAAAAGAAACGATCTTCTCCTACCTATAAAAGAGACAAGCGGGTAGTTGATGTTGATTTAGGCAAGGAAGATGGTACACGAACATCTGCCCACATAAATAGGACACCACTTGTGATTCCTAGTGTAAAGAGAGTGAGTACTTCAAAAGATCATCTTAATAAGAAATCCTCTAACTCCTCAGGGACAAAGGAAAGGAGTGCACAATCCTTTTCTCCACAATTG CAGGAGGAGGAAGATAATGTTGAAGCGATCTTAAATGTTGATGATAGTGAGCATGAAAATAGTGATCATCATTGGAAACGTTTAAAACGTACAAAAAAAGTGTTCAATCCTTGCAGCTCGGGTTTTCTTCATGGAGTCCCTAGTGCATCAATCATGCCAGACAATATTGATGAACTG CTTGGTCAACAAGACTTGGGGAATGACTTTGATATGTATATTGGGCCAGAAATGAGTGTTGCTTCTGTTGCTAGCCCTAACCCTTTCAATATTTTAGCTGCTGGGATTGGAAACTCTCAACCTTCATTCAGTTTACCACATGAGCAGCCTAAACCACCTCAACCGATCTTTAATATAGCGACCAACTTGCATAATCTTGGACCTACTACTGCCTTTGAGTCTTCAGGAGTCACTAGGTATTGTGCTGATGACATAATAGGagagataagatctgaatttgcTGTCAAGTGTTGGGAGAGCATCAAAAATAAGATTGCTCGTACACCGATCCATTATATTCCTAACCTGGCTGGTGAAGTTGAGAAGATCCTCCTCACCATTGAAGATATAAAGGTTGATTGCTCTTCTATCAGAAGAATGGTGACCGAGGTGATTGAGGATGCTAAAAAGTTTATTCACTTAGAGTCTTCATTATCTCCTATGATGACATCAGAGCAACGAGCCTTAAATGTTGAAAAGCTTGAAGTGCAACTTAAAAATTCAGAAGCTTTTGAAGAGGAGGCATCTACATCCATTTCTATTACTCATGCtgagataacaaaaataacaggacAATTGATGGAGTTGCAGAGCAAGAAGACTGAGTTAGAGTCATCTCTCAAGGCGTGTGATGCAAAACTTTCTGAGAGACAAATCATCACCTCCGGCATTCGAGTAGAGATCACCACACTATCCTCTTCCCCTGTGATAAGTGAAACTGACGCAgtcattcttcaaaaattaaaaggattgtTGGAGACCAAACAAAAGGAGATGGAAGAACATAACTGGAAACCGTAG
- the LOC118061722 gene encoding small ribosomal subunit protein eS12, translated as MSGEEGAVPQNETPAVAVADAPPLGEPMDLMTALQLVLRKSLAHGGLSRGLHEGAKMIEKHTAQLCVLAEDCNQPDYVKLVKALCADHQVNLLSVPSAKTLGEWAGLCKIDSEGKARKVVGCSCVVVKDFGEDSEALNVVQQHIKAN; from the exons ATGTCAGG TGAAGAAGGTGCTGTTCCTCAGAATGAGACTCcagctgttgctgttgctgatGCACCTCCCCTCGGTGAGCCAATGGACTTGATGACAGCATTGCAGCTTGTTCTGAGAAAATCACTTGCTCATGGTGGGCTTTCTCGAGGGCTTCATGAAGGGGCCAAAATGATCGAGAAGCATACTGCTCAACTTTGTGTCTTGGCCGAGGATTGTAACCAACCTGACTATGTCAAACTTGTTAAGGCACTTTGTGCTGACCACCAAGTGAACTTGCTATCTGTTCCAAGTGCAAAGACCCTAGGAGAGTGGGCTGGT TTGTGCAAGATTGATTCAGAGGGGAAGGCCAGAAAAGTAGTTGGTTGCTCTTGCGTTGTTGTGAAG GATTTTGGAGAGGACAGTGAAGCTCTTAATGTTGTCCAACAGCATATCAAAGCTAACTAA
- the LOC118061725 gene encoding BTB/POZ domain and ankyrin repeat-containing protein NPR1 isoform X2 — MENAIETTSSFSFDSSSYLSNGASSHRVPMPDGPEPGVNLENLSLSKLSGNLERLLLDGENGYSDAEIVVEGIPVGVHRCILAARSQFFHELFKKADGNSTSGDKPRYLMSDLMPYGGVGYEAFNVFLHYLYTGKHKPSPPEVSQCVYDACAHDACRPAINYAVELTYASATFQMKELVLLFQRRLLSFMDKALDEDVIPIVMAAFHCQLDQLLSHCIERLVRSDLDSVCIDKELPHEISSKVKLLRKKSLEEAESSVEEVDPVREKRISRIHKALESDDVELVELLLRESNFTLDDAHALHYAVSYCDPKVVKEVLALGLADLNLRNSRGYTVLHVAARRKESSILVALLAMGARASETTMDGRNAVSIWRSLTRPKDYNANYQESNKDRICIEILEREMRRTSISANMSMISPDLNMKPDDLEDRGDKPLSVSSNFLSPVLKISYIHFFARQIWWRLHDCFSLLRPG; from the exons ATGGAAAATGCCATTGAAACGACAtcttcttttagttttgattcatCTTCTTATTTATCAAACGGGGCTAGCAGCCACCGTGTACCAATGCCAGATGGTCCCGAGCCTGGTGTAAACCTTGAAAACTTGAGCTTAAGCAAGCTTAGTGGTAATCTGGAAAGGCTATTACTTGATGGGGAAAATGGTTACAGCGATGCAGAAATTGTTGTTGAGGGCATCCCTGTAGGTGTCCATAGGTGTATATTGGCTGCTCGTAGTCAGTTCTTTCATGAGCTTTTTAAGAAGGCAGATGGTAATTCGACAAGTGGAGATAAACCAAGGTACCTCATGTCTGATTTGATGCCTTATGGTGGGGTTGGATATGAAgcctttaatgtttttttgcattatttgtATACCGGAAAGCATAAGCCGTCGCCGCCAGAAGTGTCCCAATGTGTTTACGACGCTTGTGCCCATGATGCTTGCCGCCCTGCTATTAATTATGCAGTGGAATTGACGTATGCCTCTGCCACTTTTCAGATGAAAGAGCTTGTTTTGCTTTTTCAG CGGCGTCTCCTGAGTTTTATGGACAAGGCTCTTGATGAAGATGTAATCCCAATTGTTATGGCTGCCTTCCACTGCCAGCTAGACCAGCTTCTCTCTCACTGCATCGAAAGACTTGTAAGGTCAGATCTTGATAGTGTATGCATCGACAAGGAGCTCCCTCATGAAATTTCAAGTAAGGTTAAATTACTGCGCAAAAAATCTCTGGAAGAAGCTGAAAGTAGCGTTGAAGAGGTAGACCCCGTGCGTGAAAAGAGAATAAGTAGAATCCACAAGGCTTTGGAGTCAGATGATGTTGAACTGGTGGAACTTCTCTTGAGGGAATCTAATTTTACCTTGGATGATGCTCATGCTCTCCATTACGCTGTTTCCTACTGCGATCCTAAGGTTGTCAAGGAAGTTCTTGCTTTAGGCTTGGCTGATCTCAATCTTAGGAACTCCAGGGGATATACAGTACTTCATGTGGCTGCAAGGCGCAAGGAGTCATCAATCCTTGTGGCACTACTAGCTATGGGTGCCCGTGCATCAGAGACTACAATGGATGGACGAAATGCAGTTTCAATCTGGCGTAGTTTGACTAGGCCAAAGGATTATAATGCAAACTACCAGGAATCTAACAAAGACAGGATATGCATTGAAATCTTGGAGAGAGAGATGCGCAGGACTTCAATATCTGCAAACATGTCGATGATATCGCCAGATTTGAACATGAAGCCGGACGACCTGGAAGATAGAGGTGATAAACCTTTATCTGTATCATCTAATTTCCTGTCGCCAGTGCTGAAGATATCATACATTCACTTTTTTGCACGACAAATTTGG
- the LOC118061723 gene encoding photosystem II repair protein PSB27-H1, chloroplastic, which produces MDKVISLRGKNPVPSSQLLGRKQRLSMLARLPCLPPKKSMASPTLLTPTSRLKPLSPIKPKPTPTTALPPPTPPQQQIRNHLLRRHFLSLATAILTSPLILPVTPAFAASDEEYVKDTEEVIDKVRTTMNMDKSDPNVADAVAVLRETSNSWVAKYRREKALLGRASFRDIYSALNAVTGHYISFGPTAPIPSKRKARILEEMDTAEKALLRGR; this is translated from the coding sequence ATGGATAAGGTGATAAGCCTACGTGGCAAAAACCCAGTCCCCTCCTCACAACTCCTCGGTAGAAAACAGAGACTCTCTATGCTCGCTCGTCTTCCCTGCCTTCCACCAAAAAAATCCATGGCTTCACCAACACTCCTAACCCCAACCTCCAGACTCAAACCCCTCTCTCCCATCAAACCCAAACCCACTCCCACCACCGCACTCCCACCGCCGACACCACCACAGCAACAAATCCGAAACCACCTTCTCCGCCGCCACTTCTTGTCCTTGGCAACCGCCATTCTGACTTCCCCTCTGATCCTCCCAGTCACTCCAGCTTTTGCAGCATCGGATGAAGAGTACGTGAAAGACACAGAAGAAGTGATCGACAAGGTCAGGACCACCATGAACATGGACAAGAGCGATCCTAACGTGGCCGACGCAGTTGCTGTTCTAAGAGAAACTTCCAACTCTTGGGTGGCTAAGTATAGAAGAGAGAAAGCCTTACTCGGCCGTGCTTCTTTTCGTGATATTTACTCGGCTTTGAATGCTGTTACCGGGCATTACATCAGCTTTGGGCCGACAGCTCCCATCCCATCCAAGAGAAAGGCCAGAATTCTCGAAGAGATGGACACTGCAGAGAAAGCATTGCTAAGGGGCAGAtag